In Setaria italica strain Yugu1 chromosome IX, Setaria_italica_v2.0, whole genome shotgun sequence, the genomic stretch aaggggaagaaggacGGCGAGAAGCCCAAGGAGGAAGGAAAGGCGAAGGAGGAGGACAAGAAGgacgcggccgcgccgccgccgtctccgtccAAGCTGgctccgccgccctcgccgtcgaAGAAGGACCTGGCGATCGCCGGGGTCGCCGGCGATCTGGATATTCGCCCCCAGAGCGCCGCCGAGAAGAGCATGGCAGCGTCGGGCGCCAGCGCCTCGTACGACCTGGTGGACCGCGTGCCGTACCTCTTCGTCCGGCTCCTCAAGGCCaagcgccacggcggcggcggcggcggccagccgcTGTACGCGCAGCTGGCCATCGGCACCCACGCCGTGCGCAcgcgcgccgccacggccgccggcgagtGGGACCTGGTGTTCGCCTTCCACAAGGACAGCCTCACCGACACCTCGCTCGAGGTCACCGTCCACGAGGAGGCCAAGAAGCCGGCCAAGGAGGGGGAGCCCGTCCCGCCGGACGCCAACCTGGGCTTCGTGTCCTTCGACCTCCAGGAGGTCCCCAAGCGGTCGCCGCCGGACAGCGCGCTCGCGCCGCAGTGGTACACCCTCGAGGGCCACTGTTGcgaggacggcgcggcggcctgCGACGTCATGCTCGCCGTGTGGGTCGGCACGCAGGTCGACGAGGCGTTCCAGGAGGCGTGGCACTCAGACTCCGGCGGCTACCTGGTGCACACGCGCTCCAAGGCCTACCTCTCCCCGAAGCTCTGGTACCTCCGCCTCAGTGTCATCCAGGCGCAGGACCTGCGCTTGCCGTCCCCGCCGGACGCCAAGGCGAAGCAGTGCGGCGGCCCCATCTTCCCGGAGCTCTACGTGAAAGCGCAGCTTGGCGCCCAGGTATTCAAGACCGGCCGCGTCCCGCTTGGCAGCGCTGCGGCCGGGACATCCAACCCGAGCTGGAACGAGGACCTACTCTTCGTCGCTGCGGAGCCGTTCGACCCCTTcctggccgtcgtcgtcgaggacgTGTTCTCCGGGCAGCCGGTGGGCCAGGCACGCGTTCCCCTGTCCACGGTGCACAGGCGGGCCGACGACCGCGTGGAGCCGCCGTCCCGGTGGCTGAACCTgtgcggcgacgaggcccggcCGTACGCCGGTCGGGTCCACGTCCGCGTGTGCCTGGAGGGCGGGTACCACGTGCTGGACGAGGCAGCGAACGTTGCCAGCGACGTCCGCGCAGCGTCCAAGCATCTGTCGAAGCCGCCGGTGGGGATGCTGGAGGTCGGCGTCCGCGGCGCCGCCAACCTGGTGCCGATGAAGATCGCGAAGGACGGCGCGAGCGGGTCGACGGACGCGTACGTCGTGCTCAAGTACGGCCCCAAGTGGGCGCGCACCCGCACCATTCTCGACCAGTTCAACCCGCGGTGGAACGAGCAGTACGCGTGGGACGTGTTCGACCCCTGCACCGTGCTTACCATCGCCGTCTTCGACAACGTCCGGTACAAGGCCGCCGATGCCGGCGGCGACCCCGGTAAGCTGCCCAAGGACTCCCGCATCGGTAAGCTCCGGATCCGCCTCTCGACGCTCGACACCAACCGGGTGTACGCCAACACCTTCGCGCTGACGGCGGTGCACCCCGTCGGCGTCCGCAAGATGGGGGAGCTGGAGCTGGCGATCCGGTTCACCTGCCCGTCGTGGCTGACGCTGATGCAGGCGTACGGCAGCCCGCTGCTGCCGCGGATGCACTACGTGAAGCCGCTGGGCCCGGCGCAGCAGGACGTGCTGCGGCACACGGCGATGCGCATCGTGTCGGGGCGGCTGGCGCGGTCGGAGCCGCCGCTGGGGCCGGAGGTGGTGCAGTACCTGCTGGACACGGACACGCACTCGTGGAGCATGCGGCGGAGCAAGGCCAACTGGTTCCGCGTCGTGGGCTGCCTCTCGCACGTCGCCACGGCGGTGAAGTGGGCGCACCGCGTCCGCACCTGGGCGCACCCGCCGACCACCGTGCTCGTGCACGCtctgctcgtcgccgtcgtgctCTGCCCGGAGATGATCCTGCCCACCGTGTGCCTGTACCTGTTCCTCGTCCTCCTCTGGCGCTACCGTGCCCGGCCGCGGCAGCCGACGGGCATGGACCCGCGGCTCTCCCACGTCGACAGCGTGAGCCCCGACGAGCTGGACGAGGAGTTCGACGGGCTCCCCTCCAGCCGCCCCGCCGACGTGGTCCGGATGCGGTACGACCGGCTGCGCGCCGTGGCCGGGCGCGCGCAGACGCTGCTGGGCGACGT encodes the following:
- the LOC101770820 gene encoding protein QUIRKY, with translation MVAEEGARRRVVVEVCNARNLMPKDGQGTACAYAVVDFDGQRRRTATRPRDLNPHWGERLEFLVHDPDAMTSETLELNLYNDKKAIAATGSGRRGGTFLGKVKVAGASFAKGGEEALVYYPLEKRSVFSQIKGEIGLKIWFVDDPPPPQPAAPVGEEKGADAAAAEKKEAPAEGKEEKGTDAAAAAAPAEEKKAEAAPAEEKKAEEAKTEEKKPEAAEKKDDKGGKKKSPEKGKKDGEKPKEEGKAKEEDKKDAAAPPPSPSKLAPPPSPSKKDLAIAGVAGDLDIRPQSAAEKSMAASGASASYDLVDRVPYLFVRLLKAKRHGGGGGGQPLYAQLAIGTHAVRTRAATAAGEWDLVFAFHKDSLTDTSLEVTVHEEAKKPAKEGEPVPPDANLGFVSFDLQEVPKRSPPDSALAPQWYTLEGHCCEDGAAACDVMLAVWVGTQVDEAFQEAWHSDSGGYLVHTRSKAYLSPKLWYLRLSVIQAQDLRLPSPPDAKAKQCGGPIFPELYVKAQLGAQVFKTGRVPLGSAAAGTSNPSWNEDLLFVAAEPFDPFLAVVVEDVFSGQPVGQARVPLSTVHRRADDRVEPPSRWLNLCGDEARPYAGRVHVRVCLEGGYHVLDEAANVASDVRAASKHLSKPPVGMLEVGVRGAANLVPMKIAKDGASGSTDAYVVLKYGPKWARTRTILDQFNPRWNEQYAWDVFDPCTVLTIAVFDNVRYKAADAGGDPGKLPKDSRIGKLRIRLSTLDTNRVYANTFALTAVHPVGVRKMGELELAIRFTCPSWLTLMQAYGSPLLPRMHYVKPLGPAQQDVLRHTAMRIVSGRLARSEPPLGPEVVQYLLDTDTHSWSMRRSKANWFRVVGCLSHVATAVKWAHRVRTWAHPPTTVLVHALLVAVVLCPEMILPTVCLYLFLVLLWRYRARPRQPTGMDPRLSHVDSVSPDELDEEFDGLPSSRPADVVRMRYDRLRAVAGRAQTLLGDVAAQGERVEALLSWRDPRATGVFAVVTLLAALVLYAVPFKVLLLGMGFYYLRHPRFRGDMPSAGFNFFRRLPSLSDRVL